In the genome of Cupriavidus malaysiensis, one region contains:
- a CDS encoding LysR substrate-binding domain-containing protein: MKRGLRRNIPSSDSLVIFEAAARHLSFTRAGEELGLTQGAVSRQILDLEAFLEAPLFDRSRRALALTEAGRDYRDSVCPLLDALESATLQAQAQRTLRRAINLSVAASFCNRWLIPKLPGFVSRHPGALVNVSSRVGRIDLDSSPFDAAIINAAAPPPGVASVPLMPIRLVPYASPRLPGARPPLAAAQLRALPLLHLYEAPKAWEAYFQAMGAADAPLPAGAQHTLFLVNCEAALAGLGAALLPPEFVEEDERTGRLLRLAEPALVGDRSYFLIWREAAAERIAPLRAWMLETLGGVAPDAAPGSAPGAR; the protein is encoded by the coding sequence ATGAAGAGAGGATTGCGGCGCAATATTCCGTCGAGCGACAGCCTGGTCATCTTCGAGGCCGCCGCGCGCCACCTGAGCTTCACCCGCGCCGGCGAGGAACTGGGCCTGACGCAGGGCGCGGTCAGCCGGCAGATCCTCGACCTCGAAGCCTTTCTCGAGGCACCGCTGTTCGACCGTTCACGGCGCGCCCTGGCCCTGACCGAGGCCGGCCGAGACTATCGGGACAGCGTGTGCCCGCTGCTCGACGCGCTGGAGAGCGCCACGCTGCAGGCACAGGCTCAGCGCACGCTGCGCCGCGCTATCAACCTCTCGGTGGCGGCGAGCTTCTGCAACCGCTGGCTGATTCCCAAGCTGCCTGGCTTCGTGTCGCGCCATCCGGGCGCGCTGGTCAACGTGTCGTCGCGCGTGGGCCGTATCGACCTCGATAGCAGTCCGTTCGACGCCGCCATCATCAATGCGGCGGCGCCGCCGCCGGGGGTGGCATCGGTGCCGCTGATGCCGATCCGGCTCGTCCCCTATGCTTCGCCGCGGCTGCCTGGCGCGCGTCCGCCGCTCGCTGCCGCACAGTTGCGCGCCTTGCCGCTGCTGCATCTGTACGAGGCGCCCAAGGCCTGGGAGGCCTATTTCCAGGCCATGGGGGCGGCCGACGCGCCGCTGCCGGCCGGGGCCCAGCACACGCTGTTCCTGGTGAATTGCGAAGCCGCGCTGGCGGGGCTGGGGGCAGCGCTGCTGCCGCCGGAGTTCGTCGAGGAGGACGAGCGCACGGGGCGGCTGCTCCGGCTCGCGGAGCCGGCGCTGGTCGGCGATCGCAGCTATTTCCTGATCTGGCGGGAGGCGGCGGCCGAGCGTATCGCACCCTTGCGGGCGTGGATGCTGGAGACGCTGGGAGGCGTCGCGCCGGACGCGGCGCCTGGATCGGCGCCCGGGGCCCGGTAG
- a CDS encoding GTP cyclohydrolase II, producing MSDHIVLTSHARRGKPAEPICWGAPTATERGPVIASLTNPAHRNVIGTHGGAYAVYRALAVASGALQRDHRPDFTDTAPAVPVGPHPQWSDPDKIVSLDPWGHLVATAFAERIAAGIDVRPTIAITRAHINMPELVAAIAAGRLKPDGSILFANGDVRVTKAAIDPVWHLPGLARRFGIKESVLRRNLFEQTSGMFPELVTRPDLKVFLPPIGGMTLYFFGDLERLGDPGTRVACRVHDECNGSDVFGSDICTCRPYLAHGIEVCIEMAQQGGVGLVVYNRKEGRALGEVTKFLVYNARKRQAGGDRAETYFARTECVAGVQDMRFQELMPDVFHWLGIRRIDRWASMSNMKHGALVAQGIEVVEQVPIPEELIPADARVEIDAKVAAGYFTRYTPPDASELALAKGRGLEE from the coding sequence ATGTCCGACCACATCGTCCTGACTTCGCACGCCCGTCGCGGCAAGCCCGCCGAGCCGATCTGCTGGGGGGCGCCGACCGCCACGGAGCGCGGGCCTGTGATCGCGAGCCTGACCAATCCGGCGCACCGCAACGTGATCGGGACCCATGGCGGTGCCTATGCCGTCTATCGCGCGCTCGCGGTGGCGTCCGGAGCGCTGCAGCGCGACCACCGGCCCGATTTCACCGACACCGCGCCCGCGGTGCCGGTCGGACCGCATCCGCAATGGAGCGACCCGGACAAGATCGTCTCGCTCGATCCCTGGGGCCACCTGGTTGCGACGGCCTTCGCCGAGCGCATCGCGGCCGGCATCGACGTACGTCCCACCATCGCCATCACGCGCGCCCACATCAATATGCCGGAGCTGGTGGCGGCGATCGCCGCGGGGCGGCTCAAGCCGGATGGCAGCATCCTGTTCGCGAACGGCGACGTGCGCGTGACCAAGGCCGCCATCGATCCGGTCTGGCACCTGCCCGGACTGGCGCGCCGTTTCGGCATCAAGGAAAGCGTGCTGCGGCGCAATCTGTTCGAGCAGACCAGCGGCATGTTCCCGGAGCTGGTGACGCGGCCGGACCTGAAGGTTTTCCTGCCGCCGATCGGTGGCATGACGCTCTATTTCTTCGGCGACCTGGAGCGGCTCGGCGATCCCGGCACGCGCGTGGCGTGCCGCGTGCATGACGAATGCAACGGCTCGGACGTGTTCGGCTCCGACATCTGCACCTGCCGCCCCTACCTGGCTCACGGCATCGAGGTCTGCATCGAGATGGCGCAGCAGGGCGGAGTCGGGCTGGTGGTCTATAACCGCAAGGAAGGGCGTGCGTTGGGCGAGGTCACCAAGTTCCTGGTCTACAACGCGCGCAAGCGGCAGGCCGGCGGCGACCGCGCGGAAACCTATTTCGCCCGCACCGAATGCGTGGCGGGCGTGCAGGACATGCGCTTCCAGGAACTGATGCCCGACGTGTTCCACTGGCTGGGCATCCGCCGCATCGACCGCTGGGCCTCGATGAGCAATATGAAGCACGGTGCGCTGGTGGCACAGGGCATCGAGGTGGTGGAGCAGGTGCCGATACCGGAAGAATTGATCCCGGCCGATGCCAGGGTGGAGATCGACGCGAAGGTGGCGGCCGGCTATTTCACGCGGTATACGCCGCCCGATGCCAGCGAACTGGCGCTGGCCAAGGGCAGGGGGTTGGAAGAATGA
- a CDS encoding amino acid ABC transporter permease — MKTVLSIALALSLGALALQASAQGSGKQFDPYSQGAKAGDKFDPYSQGAKSGDKFDAYSQGMNQSTRADLAAEPAKPAKAVKPPKGSHTKSKKEEPAAKPES, encoded by the coding sequence ATGAAGACCGTGTTGTCGATAGCGCTTGCGCTCAGCCTGGGGGCCCTTGCCCTGCAGGCTTCCGCTCAAGGGTCGGGCAAGCAGTTCGATCCCTATTCCCAGGGTGCCAAGGCGGGCGACAAGTTCGACCCGTATTCGCAGGGCGCGAAATCGGGCGACAAGTTCGATGCCTATTCGCAGGGCATGAACCAGAGCACCCGCGCCGACCTGGCGGCCGAGCCGGCCAAGCCCGCGAAGGCGGTCAAGCCGCCCAAGGGAAGCCACACCAAGTCCAAGAAGGAGGAGCCGGCGGCGAAGCCGGAATCCTGA
- a CDS encoding URC4/urg3 family protein translates to MNAFPEGDLAGAGGADAGSGWLCPLPEGHPAAALLSARAVRKHCAEVTRFVASGESALFSWHPERVPEIADYVSATIRRRYPDLVVPYHSRWRHFEAGGPGETVDRWRMLCERAGLNGPEQREERARIGIDLVIPSVLLDAGAGPDWRYRDSASDQMLSRSEGLGVASFDLFARGGFSAALGDPLRADAERLMRIDVSSIASAFQVAQHNPLVGLDGRAGLLRRLGEVAQATPAVFGAPARLGNLFDYLRAHASDGRIEAGFVLRTLLVALGPVWPGRMVLDGVPLGDCWRHAAAAGGLVPLHKLTQWLTYSMLEPLEDGGLTVTGLDALTGLPEYRNGGLLYDFALMVPRDPGFAGHAHTVGEPAIVEWRALTVSGLDLVAQSVRDALGLSAEAFPLARVLEGGTWAAGRRIAAQRRPGGPPPFSMISDGTVF, encoded by the coding sequence ATGAACGCTTTTCCGGAAGGGGATCTGGCGGGGGCCGGCGGTGCGGACGCAGGGAGCGGCTGGCTCTGTCCGCTGCCGGAGGGGCATCCCGCGGCAGCGCTGCTGAGCGCGCGGGCCGTGCGCAAGCATTGTGCCGAAGTGACGCGTTTCGTTGCCTCCGGGGAGTCGGCGCTGTTCAGCTGGCACCCGGAACGGGTGCCGGAAATCGCGGACTACGTGAGCGCGACCATCCGGCGCCGCTATCCGGACCTGGTCGTGCCCTACCATAGCCGCTGGCGCCATTTCGAGGCCGGCGGGCCCGGCGAGACCGTCGACCGCTGGCGCATGCTGTGCGAGCGCGCCGGCCTGAACGGGCCGGAGCAGCGCGAGGAGCGCGCCCGCATCGGCATCGACCTGGTGATTCCCAGCGTGCTGCTCGACGCCGGCGCCGGGCCAGACTGGCGCTACCGGGATTCCGCCAGCGACCAGATGCTGAGCCGCTCGGAGGGACTCGGCGTGGCCAGCTTCGACCTGTTCGCCCGCGGCGGCTTCTCCGCCGCGCTGGGCGACCCGCTGCGCGCCGATGCCGAGCGGCTGATGCGCATCGACGTCTCCTCCATCGCCAGCGCCTTCCAGGTCGCGCAGCATAATCCGCTGGTCGGCCTGGACGGCCGCGCCGGCCTGCTGCGGCGCCTGGGCGAGGTGGCGCAGGCCACGCCGGCCGTGTTCGGCGCGCCGGCCCGGCTCGGCAACCTGTTCGACTACCTGCGGGCGCATGCCAGCGATGGCCGCATCGAAGCCGGCTTCGTGCTGCGTACCTTGCTGGTGGCCCTGGGGCCGGTGTGGCCGGGGCGCATGGTGCTGGATGGCGTGCCGCTGGGAGACTGCTGGCGGCACGCCGCCGCCGCCGGCGGCCTGGTCCCGCTGCACAAGCTCACGCAGTGGCTGACCTACTCGATGCTGGAACCGCTGGAGGATGGCGGGCTGACGGTGACCGGCCTGGACGCGCTGACCGGCCTGCCGGAGTACCGCAACGGCGGCCTGCTCTACGACTTCGCGCTGATGGTGCCGCGTGACCCGGGCTTCGCCGGGCACGCCCACACGGTAGGCGAGCCGGCCATCGTCGAATGGCGGGCCTTGACCGTGTCGGGCCTCGACCTGGTGGCGCAGAGCGTGCGCGATGCGCTCGGGCTGTCGGCCGAGGCCTTCCCGCTGGCGCGCGTGCTGGAGGGCGGCACCTGGGCGGCTGGCCGGCGCATCGCCGCCCAGCGGCGGCCTGGCGGCCCGCCGCCGTTCTCCATGATCAGCGACGGTACGGTGTTCTGA
- the upp gene encoding uracil phosphoribosyltransferase — MNDISSATRLEGAAPNVLVVSHPLVQHKVTLARSEETTTDNFRRLVREISQLLTYEATRDLAMETIDIKTPIAPMRSPVLSGKKLCLVSILRAGNGFLDGMLELLPAARVGHIGLYRDPETLEPIEYYFKMPEDIHERLVIVVDPMLATGNSAVAALNRLKEAGVSALKYVCLIASRPGLRALQAAHPDVAIVTAAIDETLNEHGYIVPGLGDAGDRLYGTR; from the coding sequence ATGAACGACATCTCTTCAGCGACCCGGCTCGAAGGCGCCGCGCCCAATGTGCTGGTGGTCAGCCATCCGCTTGTCCAGCACAAGGTCACGCTGGCGCGCAGCGAGGAAACCACCACCGACAATTTCCGCCGGCTGGTGCGCGAGATCAGCCAGTTGCTGACCTATGAGGCCACGCGCGACCTGGCCATGGAGACGATCGACATCAAGACGCCGATCGCGCCGATGCGCTCGCCGGTGCTGTCCGGCAAGAAGCTGTGCCTGGTCTCGATCCTGCGCGCCGGCAACGGATTCCTCGATGGCATGCTCGAACTGCTGCCGGCCGCCCGCGTCGGCCACATCGGCTTGTACCGCGATCCGGAGACGCTCGAACCGATCGAGTACTACTTCAAGATGCCCGAAGACATCCACGAGCGCCTGGTGATCGTGGTCGACCCGATGCTTGCCACCGGCAACTCCGCCGTGGCCGCGCTCAACCGGCTCAAGGAGGCCGGCGTCAGCGCGCTCAAGTACGTCTGCCTGATCGCCTCGCGCCCGGGCCTGCGCGCGCTGCAGGCGGCGCATCCGGACGTGGCCATCGTCACCGCGGCGATCGACGAGACGCTCAACGAGCACGGCTACATCGTGCCGGGGCTGGGCGACGCCGGCGACCGCCTCTACGGTACCCGCTGA
- a CDS encoding amidohydrolase family protein → MLDLILRHCSLPDGRSDIDIGIAGARIVALEPALAASAGEEIDAAGQLVSPPFVDAHFHMDSTLSYGQPRVNRSGTLLEGIALWGELKPLLTQEALVERALAYCDWAVAKGLLAIRSHVDVCDPRLLAVEALLHVRERVRPYLDLQLVAFPQDGLLRAPGALDNLRRALDMGVDVVGGIPHFERTMADGTESVRILCELASERGLRVDMHCDESDDPMSRHIETLACQSQRLGLQGRVAGSHLTSMHSMDNYYVSKLLPLMREAGVAAIANPLINITLQGRHDTYPKRRGMTRVPELLAAGVPVAFGHDCVMDPWYGLGSADMLEVAHMGLHVAQMTGQEAMRECFAAVTATPAAILGLEGYGLAPGCRADLVLLQARDPVEALRLRATRLLVLRAGKVVARTPPATATLYLSGRPPSVSFQPPRGQA, encoded by the coding sequence ATGCTCGACCTGATCCTGCGCCACTGCAGCCTGCCCGACGGGCGTAGCGACATTGACATCGGCATCGCCGGCGCCCGCATCGTGGCGCTGGAGCCGGCGCTTGCCGCCAGCGCCGGCGAAGAGATCGATGCCGCCGGACAACTGGTGTCGCCGCCTTTCGTCGATGCCCACTTCCATATGGACTCGACCCTTTCCTACGGGCAGCCGCGCGTGAACCGCTCGGGCACGCTGCTGGAAGGGATCGCGCTGTGGGGGGAACTCAAGCCCCTGCTGACGCAAGAGGCCCTGGTCGAGCGGGCACTGGCCTATTGCGACTGGGCGGTGGCCAAGGGCCTGCTGGCGATCCGCTCGCACGTGGACGTGTGCGATCCGCGGCTGCTGGCGGTGGAGGCGCTGCTGCACGTGCGCGAACGGGTCCGGCCCTATCTCGATCTCCAGCTCGTCGCCTTTCCGCAGGACGGTCTGCTACGCGCGCCGGGCGCGCTGGACAACCTGCGCCGCGCGCTCGACATGGGGGTGGACGTGGTCGGCGGCATCCCGCACTTCGAGCGGACCATGGCCGATGGGACAGAGTCGGTGCGCATCCTCTGCGAACTGGCGAGCGAGCGCGGCCTGCGCGTCGACATGCATTGCGACGAAAGCGACGATCCGATGTCGCGGCATATCGAGACGCTGGCCTGCCAAAGCCAGCGCCTCGGGCTGCAGGGCAGGGTGGCGGGCTCGCACCTGACCTCGATGCATTCGATGGACAACTACTACGTGTCGAAACTGCTGCCCCTGATGCGCGAGGCCGGCGTGGCCGCCATCGCCAACCCGCTGATCAATATCACGCTGCAGGGGCGGCACGACACCTATCCGAAGCGGCGCGGCATGACGCGGGTGCCGGAACTGCTGGCGGCCGGCGTGCCGGTCGCCTTCGGCCACGACTGCGTGATGGACCCCTGGTACGGCCTGGGCTCGGCGGACATGCTGGAGGTCGCGCACATGGGTCTGCACGTCGCGCAGATGACCGGCCAGGAAGCCATGCGCGAATGCTTCGCGGCGGTCACCGCGACGCCTGCCGCCATCCTCGGCCTGGAAGGCTACGGGCTGGCGCCAGGATGCCGCGCCGACCTCGTGCTGCTGCAGGCGCGCGATCCGGTCGAGGCCCTGCGGCTGCGCGCCACGCGCCTGCTGGTGCTGCGTGCCGGCAAGGTGGTGGCCAGGACGCCACCCGCGACGGCGACCCTCTACCTGTCCGGGCGCCCGCCTTCGGTCAGCTTCCAGCCGCCCCGGGGCCAGGCATGA
- a CDS encoding MFS transporter has protein sequence MNSAYSPRRRGAVLACLFLAWLVGYADRIAISTAIVPISREFALDARAAGYVLSAFYVSYAVMQIAGGWMAHRFGARRILLFCVFSWSLFTSLTGQAWSLASLVAVRLLFGIGEGGFSPASSVTIAEVFPRAERARAKSFVISSVLLGGAVGSGVAAAAISQYGWRATYHWLGLVGIGLAGLLWLAIRPPVAAASAMPPRAGASLLQVLRIPMVRKTSMIWFLKNMGALGMQAWMPTYLMRVHHVDLLHAGLMAALPYLLAFLGLNGVGWLLDKAGQGRERLCMAASSALGVAALAVVMQTDSLVVLMACWVLSTLSYNFVYATVFAIPLKRLPDEMVGNATGLINFGGQLAGAIAPAVMGLLIARFQDNFQPAFGFLLATGIAAFLLSLGWRPAAEAASGSAAARWRGATVRAGAEAAGGESRPRRP, from the coding sequence ATGAACTCCGCCTACTCCCCGCGCCGGCGCGGCGCCGTGCTCGCCTGCCTGTTCCTTGCCTGGCTGGTCGGCTATGCCGACCGCATTGCCATCAGCACGGCCATCGTGCCGATCTCGCGCGAGTTCGCGCTCGATGCCCGCGCGGCCGGCTATGTGCTCAGCGCCTTCTACGTCAGCTACGCGGTGATGCAGATCGCCGGCGGCTGGATGGCGCACCGCTTCGGCGCCCGGCGCATCCTGCTCTTCTGCGTCTTTTCCTGGTCGCTCTTCACCAGCCTGACCGGCCAGGCCTGGTCGCTCGCCTCCCTGGTCGCCGTGCGCCTGCTGTTCGGCATCGGCGAGGGCGGCTTCTCGCCGGCCAGCTCGGTCACCATTGCCGAGGTCTTTCCCAGGGCCGAGCGCGCACGCGCCAAGTCCTTCGTCATCAGCAGCGTGCTGCTCGGCGGCGCGGTCGGCTCCGGCGTGGCGGCCGCGGCGATCAGCCAGTATGGCTGGCGCGCCACCTATCACTGGCTCGGGCTGGTCGGCATCGGCCTGGCCGGGCTGCTCTGGCTGGCTATCCGGCCGCCCGTGGCAGCGGCCAGCGCCATGCCGCCGCGCGCCGGCGCCAGCCTGCTGCAGGTGCTGCGCATCCCCATGGTGCGCAAGACCTCGATGATCTGGTTCCTGAAGAATATGGGCGCCCTCGGCATGCAGGCCTGGATGCCGACCTACCTGATGCGCGTGCACCACGTCGACCTGCTGCACGCCGGCCTGATGGCGGCCCTGCCCTATCTGCTCGCCTTCCTCGGCCTCAACGGCGTGGGCTGGCTGCTCGACAAGGCCGGCCAGGGGCGCGAGCGGCTCTGCATGGCCGCCAGTTCGGCCCTGGGCGTGGCGGCGCTGGCGGTGGTGATGCAGACCGATTCCCTGGTCGTGCTGATGGCCTGCTGGGTGCTCAGCACCCTGTCCTACAACTTCGTCTATGCCACCGTGTTCGCCATCCCGCTCAAGCGGCTGCCCGACGAGATGGTGGGCAATGCCACTGGCCTGATCAACTTCGGCGGGCAATTGGCCGGCGCTATCGCCCCCGCGGTCATGGGCCTGCTGATCGCGCGTTTCCAGGACAACTTCCAGCCCGCCTTCGGCTTCCTGCTGGCCACGGGAATCGCGGCCTTCCTGCTGTCCCTGGGCTGGCGCCCCGCCGCGGAGGCCGCAAGCGGCAGCGCGGCCGCCCGTTGGCGCGGCGCCACGGTGCGCGCGGGAGCCGAAGCGGCAGGCGGCGAAAGCCGGCCGCGGCGGCCTTGA
- a CDS encoding GGDEF domain-containing protein gives MPALLAIQIAMPVLGAMMLVMVWSLRRCDVPGVRQWWQGNVAVAMSLLLFGLRGHASDLLSVITANLLLLWGSAQFYAGLLRFSGRRPDWRRLWWAIAAVTAGVVAWRYGRDDFNLRVACVSALQAALSLHAGIVLLRRDREAVGQRHAASRYATAACALFFGTVYLLRSLLSAQAALAALADGAPGHSLAPAGLHIGFLLLGPLAMPAMTLCTVVMIHDRLVRRLEDAANTDFLTGTLSRQAFESEAARQFAAARRQGLSLTLLIVDIDHFKHVNDRFGHHAGDVVLQRFARLARTQTRPADRLGRLGGEEFAILLPELGGNAARRIAERIRVLAAADRVDGDFGTVGYTLSAGLATLRPGEGLAELAARADAALYQAKQHGRNRVRAAEDTVDATPLLARAAVAGAA, from the coding sequence ATGCCGGCCTTGCTCGCCATCCAGATCGCCATGCCAGTGCTGGGCGCCATGATGCTCGTCATGGTCTGGTCGCTGCGGCGCTGCGATGTGCCCGGTGTACGCCAGTGGTGGCAAGGCAACGTCGCGGTGGCAATGTCTCTGCTGCTGTTCGGCTTGCGCGGCCACGCCAGCGACCTGCTTTCCGTCATTACCGCCAATCTCCTGCTGCTGTGGGGGTCGGCACAGTTCTACGCGGGCCTGCTCCGCTTCAGCGGGCGCCGGCCCGACTGGCGCCGGCTGTGGTGGGCCATCGCCGCCGTGACGGCGGGCGTGGTGGCGTGGCGCTACGGGCGCGACGATTTCAACCTGCGCGTGGCCTGCGTCTCCGCGCTGCAGGCCGCGTTGTCCTTGCATGCAGGCATCGTCCTGCTGCGGCGCGACCGCGAAGCCGTCGGCCAGCGCCATGCCGCGAGCCGCTACGCCACGGCCGCCTGCGCGCTGTTCTTCGGCACCGTCTACCTGCTGCGCAGCCTCCTGTCGGCGCAGGCCGCGCTGGCCGCGCTGGCCGATGGCGCGCCAGGCCACTCGCTGGCGCCTGCCGGCCTGCATATCGGCTTCCTGCTGCTCGGCCCGCTGGCCATGCCAGCGATGACACTGTGCACCGTGGTAATGATCCACGACCGGCTCGTGCGCCGGCTCGAAGACGCGGCCAACACGGACTTCCTCACCGGCACGTTGTCGCGCCAGGCCTTCGAGTCCGAAGCCGCGCGGCAATTCGCCGCGGCGCGGCGGCAAGGGCTCAGCCTCACCTTGCTGATCGTCGACATCGACCACTTCAAGCACGTCAACGACCGCTTCGGACATCATGCCGGCGATGTGGTACTGCAGCGCTTTGCCCGGCTCGCGCGCACGCAGACGCGGCCGGCCGATCGCCTCGGACGCCTCGGCGGCGAGGAGTTCGCCATCTTGCTGCCGGAGCTCGGCGGCAACGCGGCACGGCGCATCGCGGAGCGGATCCGCGTGCTGGCCGCGGCCGACCGCGTCGACGGCGATTTCGGCACGGTGGGCTACACCCTCAGCGCGGGCCTTGCCACGCTGCGGCCCGGCGAAGGACTGGCCGAACTGGCAGCGCGTGCCGACGCGGCCCTGTACCAGGCCAAGCAACATGGCCGCAACCGCGTGCGCGCCGCGGAAGACACGGTCGATGCCACGCCGCTGCTGGCGCGCGCGGCCGTCGCCGGCGCCGCCTGA
- a CDS encoding N-acyl-D-amino-acid deacylase family protein produces the protein MTGHYDLILRGGRVIDGSGSVASRADVAIQGECIAAIGRLDGARARREIDVSGMAVAPGFIDTHTHDDAEVLVRPEMRAKVSQGVTSVIVGNCGISAAPASRAAELMGSSAAGRAGFEHFADYLGALRDRPGAVNVGALVGHSSLRASVMPDITRSASDSEIGAMRALLSDALAAGALGISTGTFYPPARAATTDEIIRVCAPLRGAGGIFTTHMRDEADGVMASLEETAAIGRALGVPVVISHHKCAGVRNHGRSRETLAAIEAMAATQAVGMDVYPYDASSTMLRADRVRISQRTLITHCARYPEVVGRDARELAQERGCTVEALCEALHPAGATYFMLSEDDVRRILNHDLAMIGSDGVNDQPQPHPRLWGTFPRVLGRYARDLGLMPLERAVHKMTGLPAQRFGLQRRGLLREGWFADITVFDPATVRDNATYENPALPSSGILHVFTNGRPVWEDSAPTGQRAGRLLGRGAGDGSRA, from the coding sequence ATGACCGGACACTACGACCTGATCCTGCGCGGCGGACGGGTGATCGACGGCAGCGGCAGCGTCGCCAGCCGCGCCGACGTCGCCATCCAGGGCGAGTGCATCGCCGCCATCGGCAGGCTCGACGGCGCCCGCGCGCGGCGGGAAATCGACGTCAGCGGCATGGCGGTGGCGCCTGGCTTCATTGATACCCATACCCACGACGACGCCGAAGTCCTGGTGCGGCCCGAGATGCGCGCCAAGGTCTCGCAGGGCGTGACCAGCGTGATCGTCGGCAACTGCGGCATCAGCGCCGCGCCAGCCTCCCGCGCAGCGGAACTGATGGGCTCCTCCGCGGCCGGCCGCGCCGGCTTCGAGCACTTCGCCGACTACCTCGGCGCACTGCGCGACCGGCCCGGCGCGGTCAACGTCGGCGCCCTGGTCGGGCATTCCTCGCTGCGCGCCAGCGTGATGCCGGACATCACGCGCAGCGCCAGCGACAGCGAGATCGGCGCCATGCGGGCCCTGTTGTCCGACGCGCTGGCGGCCGGTGCGCTCGGCATATCCACCGGCACCTTCTACCCGCCGGCGCGCGCCGCCACCACCGACGAGATCATCCGCGTCTGCGCGCCCCTGCGCGGCGCCGGCGGCATCTTCACCACGCATATGCGCGACGAGGCCGACGGCGTGATGGCGTCGCTCGAGGAAACCGCGGCCATCGGCCGCGCGCTCGGCGTGCCGGTCGTCATCTCGCATCACAAGTGTGCCGGCGTGCGCAACCATGGCCGCTCGCGCGAGACCCTGGCGGCCATCGAAGCCATGGCCGCCACGCAGGCGGTCGGCATGGACGTCTATCCCTACGATGCCTCGTCCACCATGCTGCGCGCGGACCGCGTCCGCATCTCGCAGCGCACCCTGATCACGCATTGCGCGCGCTACCCCGAGGTGGTGGGCCGCGACGCGCGCGAACTGGCGCAGGAGCGCGGCTGCACGGTCGAGGCGCTGTGCGAGGCCCTGCACCCGGCGGGCGCCACCTACTTCATGCTCAGCGAGGACGACGTGCGCCGCATCCTCAACCACGACCTCGCCATGATCGGCTCCGACGGCGTCAACGACCAGCCGCAGCCGCATCCGCGCCTGTGGGGCACCTTCCCGCGCGTGCTCGGCCGCTATGCGCGCGATCTCGGCCTGATGCCGCTGGAGCGTGCCGTGCACAAGATGACCGGCCTGCCCGCGCAGCGCTTCGGCCTGCAGCGGCGCGGCCTGCTGCGCGAAGGCTGGTTCGCCGACATCACGGTGTTCGATCCCGCCACGGTGCGCGACAACGCGACCTATGAGAACCCGGCGCTGCCGTCCAGCGGTATCCTCCACGTCTTCACCAACGGCCGGCCGGTGTGGGAAGACAGCGCGCCGACCGGCCAGCGCGCCGGCCGCCTGCTGGGGCGCGGCGCGGGCGACGGGAGCAGGGCATGA
- a CDS encoding DUF3562 domain-containing protein translates to MHTQSQKELIEKIAEQTDTPLRDVENAFQEAWNDLKQEARFHDFLPLLAAKRVSERFRKLH, encoded by the coding sequence ATGCATACCCAGTCGCAGAAGGAATTGATCGAGAAGATCGCCGAGCAGACCGATACGCCGTTGCGCGACGTGGAAAATGCCTTCCAGGAAGCCTGGAACGACCTCAAGCAGGAGGCGCGCTTCCACGATTTCCTGCCATTGCTCGCGGCCAAGCGCGTCAGCGAGCGCTTCCGGAAGCTGCACTAG
- a CDS encoding TetR/AcrR family transcriptional regulator has product MDLAATADGRLPPSAAGAAGGGRIRQENEARILRAAEYVFARAGFAGATMADIAVRAGVPKSNLHYYFRTKQALYRAVLSHTLRLWLSETDIIDAATPPRRALEQYIRAKMRLSASYPDASRVFANELLHGAPEIADVLGGALRALVARKAEVIRQWVASGQMASVDPQHLFFTIWAATQTYADFETQVCAVLGVSRLGAREFERATDHLVGLLLRGCGLPGDEGGAAMAPAEGERGDHGA; this is encoded by the coding sequence ATGGACCTCGCGGCCACGGCGGATGGCCGGCTGCCCCCGAGCGCGGCCGGCGCGGCGGGCGGGGGCCGCATCCGCCAGGAGAACGAGGCGCGCATCCTGCGTGCGGCGGAATATGTATTCGCGCGGGCGGGATTCGCCGGCGCCACCATGGCCGACATCGCCGTGCGCGCCGGCGTGCCCAAGTCCAACCTGCACTACTACTTCCGCACCAAGCAGGCGCTGTACCGTGCCGTGCTGTCCCACACGCTGCGCCTCTGGCTGTCGGAAACCGACATCATCGATGCCGCTACGCCGCCGCGGCGCGCGCTGGAGCAGTACATCCGCGCCAAGATGCGGCTGTCGGCCAGCTACCCCGACGCGTCGCGCGTGTTCGCCAACGAGCTGCTGCACGGCGCGCCGGAGATCGCCGACGTGCTGGGTGGCGCCTTGCGCGCGCTGGTGGCGCGCAAGGCCGAGGTGATCCGGCAATGGGTGGCCAGCGGGCAGATGGCGAGCGTTGATCCGCAGCACCTGTTCTTCACTATCTGGGCCGCCACCCAGACCTATGCCGATTTCGAGACCCAGGTGTGCGCCGTGCTCGGCGTGAGCCGGCTCGGTGCACGCGAGTTCGAGCGCGCCACCGACCACCTGGTCGGGCTGTTGTTGCGCGGCTGCGGCCTCCCGGGCGACGAAGGCGGTGCCGCCATGGCGCCGGCGGAAGGGGAGCGCGGCGACCACGGGGCCTGA